One part of the Aurantibacillus circumpalustris genome encodes these proteins:
- the phaC gene encoding class III poly(R)-hydroxyalkanoic acid synthase subunit PhaC: protein MDNKIVEEFTNMSSKLLKSYTTLNQIDEVDIASTPKTAVYNEDKLTLYRYDRDSDATFKTPVLIVYALVNTYKMLDLQPDRSYIKNLINAGMDVYLIDWGFPGKSDRYLSMDDYVNGYINNCVDFIRKKHRLESINILSICQGGTLSVIYSSLYPSKVKNLVTHVTPIDFSTNDGLLFRWSKDMDFDLLVDGNHGLIPGNFLNDGFDMLKPMMKVQKQQALTNVLDDKDKLLNFLRMEKWISESPDQAGECFRQFMKDLYQKNKLVKGELEVGGKKVNLKNLTSPLLNIFATEDHLVPPAATKPLNDLVGSTDKELYSFKGGHIGVFVGSKSQKELAPAVADWLKKRDK, encoded by the coding sequence ATGGACAACAAAATCGTAGAAGAATTCACAAATATGAGCTCTAAATTATTAAAGAGCTACACTACCTTAAATCAAATTGATGAGGTAGATATTGCATCCACTCCTAAAACGGCAGTGTACAATGAGGATAAACTCACCTTATACCGCTACGATAGAGATAGCGATGCAACGTTTAAAACCCCTGTTTTAATTGTATATGCTTTAGTGAATACCTACAAAATGTTGGATCTTCAGCCAGACCGTAGTTATATAAAAAATCTTATCAATGCGGGTATGGATGTGTACCTTATTGATTGGGGTTTTCCAGGTAAAAGTGATCGTTATTTAAGCATGGACGATTATGTAAATGGTTACATAAATAATTGTGTAGATTTTATTCGTAAAAAACACCGTCTTGAGAGCATCAATATTTTAAGTATCTGTCAAGGTGGAACCCTAAGTGTGATTTATTCTTCTCTTTATCCAAGTAAAGTAAAAAATTTGGTAACGCATGTTACACCTATTGATTTTAGTACAAATGACGGTCTTTTATTTCGTTGGAGTAAAGACATGGATTTTGATCTTTTAGTAGATGGGAATCATGGTTTAATTCCGGGAAATTTTTTAAATGACGGATTTGATATGCTGAAACCGATGATGAAGGTACAGAAACAACAAGCTCTTACAAATGTATTAGACGATAAAGACAAACTTCTGAATTTTTTACGAATGGAGAAATGGATCAGTGAAAGTCCTGATCAAGCAGGAGAATGTTTCCGTCAGTTTATGAAAGATTTGTATCAGAAAAATAAATTAGTAAAAGGTGAATTAGAAGTGGGAGGCAAAAAAGTAAATCTTAAAAACTTAACTTCTCCATTATTAAATATTTTTGCAACGGAAGATCACTTGGTTCCTCCAGCTGCAACAAAACCTCTTAACGACTTAGTTGGAAGTACAGACAAAGAATTGTACAGTTTTAAAGGTGGACATATTGGTGTGTTTGTTGGAAGTAAATCTCAAAAAGAGCTTGCGCCTGCTGTTGCCGATTGGTTGAAGAAGAGAGATAAATAG
- a CDS encoding DUF3820 family protein, protein MEGLNPQLLLDLVNTTMPFGKYKGTLYYRLPVSYLEWFARKGGFPPGKTGMLLSTLYEIKLNGLEFLLERIKKEQSLKR, encoded by the coding sequence ATGGAAGGACTGAATCCGCAACTACTGTTAGATCTCGTAAACACAACTATGCCATTTGGCAAGTACAAAGGGACTTTGTATTACCGTTTACCTGTTAGTTATCTGGAATGGTTTGCGCGCAAAGGTGGATTTCCTCCAGGGAAAACAGGCATGCTTTTATCTACGCTTTACGAAATAAAATTAAACGGCTTGGAGTTTTTATTGGAAAGGATTAAGAAAGAGCAGTCGTTGAAGAGATAG
- a CDS encoding class I SAM-dependent methyltransferase: MSSEPQQKFEYKDIDAEGLEILDVISSAAKFNRWLYQIVSPFCNGKILEIGSGVGNISDFFISDKKDIYLSDIRENYRSILSDKFKLDTNHVLDIDIAHTDFDKTYASLLSSFNSVFALNVVEHIKDDDLAIKNMLSLLKPGGQMTILVPAYQALYNDIDLSLEHFKRYNRTSLSKLMSKHAPIKKSFYFNATGILAWWISGRILKHKTIPAGEMRLYNTFVPVFKFIDKIVLKKMGLSVVCVIQKP; encoded by the coding sequence ATGAGTAGTGAACCGCAACAAAAATTTGAGTACAAAGATATTGACGCAGAAGGACTCGAGATTTTAGATGTCATTTCATCCGCTGCCAAATTTAATCGTTGGCTTTATCAAATAGTTAGCCCCTTCTGCAATGGAAAAATTTTAGAAATCGGTAGTGGTGTTGGTAACATCTCCGATTTTTTTATCTCTGACAAAAAAGATATTTACCTCTCTGATATCCGTGAAAATTACAGAAGTATTCTTAGCGACAAATTTAAGTTAGATACCAATCATGTTTTAGATATTGATATAGCGCATACAGATTTTGACAAAACATACGCTTCTTTACTTTCGAGTTTCAACAGTGTTTTCGCATTAAACGTTGTTGAACACATTAAAGATGATGATCTGGCAATTAAAAACATGCTAAGTTTATTAAAACCTGGTGGACAAATGACCATTTTGGTTCCTGCATACCAAGCGCTTTATAACGACATTGATCTTTCTCTCGAACATTTTAAACGTTACAATAGAACCTCTCTTTCTAAATTAATGAGTAAACACGCGCCCATTAAAAAATCTTTTTACTTTAATGCTACTGGTATTTTAGCCTGGTGGATCAGCGGCAGGATCTTAAAACACAAAACCATTCCGGCGGGCGAAATGAGATTATACAATACTTTTGTTCCTGTGTTTAAGTTTATCGACAAAATTGTTCTCAAGAAAATGGGGCTTTCGGTTGTTTGTGTGATACAAAAACCTTGA
- a CDS encoding DEAD/DEAH box helicase produces the protein MNKSKIFSNFNITELNVMQNATLEAVSNFKDVVLISPTGSGKTLAFLLPFADLLDKDKTGVQAIIIVPTRELAQQIEHVFKQMATGFKISCCYGGHSVQIERNNLLESPAVLVGTPGRIAHHIRKKSLFLTKTDYLILDEFDKSLEAGFQDEMSFIIKTIQHPKKRILTSATAISEIPSFVGIKEPKELNFTTEEKQGKGEVFYKKVRSQVDEKLNALLLLLGKINAQSTIVFCNHRDAVNRISFELSKLNVAHGFYHGGLEQIDREKTLIKLRNGSVNLLISTDLAARGLDIPEIEAVIHFQLPLTEDAMIHRNGRTARMNASGTVYFMLEGEDYLPPFLQIVPEDEILLKKINAPKPSVWKTLYISAGKKDKVNKMDIVGMLLQKGGLKKEELGKIEVLDHSSYAAIKSDKIVKTVNLIRDERIKNKKVKIEIST, from the coding sequence ATGAATAAATCAAAAATCTTTTCCAATTTTAATATTACCGAACTAAACGTGATGCAAAACGCGACCTTGGAGGCCGTTTCTAATTTTAAAGATGTCGTTTTAATTTCGCCAACTGGTTCTGGAAAAACATTGGCATTTTTATTACCCTTCGCAGACCTTTTAGATAAGGACAAAACAGGCGTTCAAGCAATTATAATTGTTCCTACACGCGAACTTGCACAACAAATAGAACACGTGTTTAAACAAATGGCAACTGGTTTTAAAATCTCCTGCTGTTATGGCGGCCATTCTGTGCAAATTGAACGCAATAATTTACTCGAGTCACCGGCGGTATTGGTGGGAACGCCAGGTCGTATTGCGCATCATATTCGCAAAAAAAGTTTATTCTTAACAAAAACAGATTATTTAATCCTCGATGAATTTGATAAATCGCTCGAAGCAGGATTTCAAGATGAAATGTCGTTTATCATTAAAACTATTCAACATCCCAAAAAACGCATTCTGACCTCAGCTACCGCAATTTCTGAAATACCAAGCTTTGTGGGTATTAAAGAACCAAAAGAACTTAATTTTACAACTGAAGAAAAACAGGGTAAGGGCGAAGTGTTTTATAAAAAGGTACGTTCGCAAGTGGATGAAAAATTAAACGCATTGCTATTATTGTTAGGCAAAATAAACGCGCAGTCTACCATTGTTTTTTGTAATCACCGCGATGCAGTAAACAGAATCTCATTTGAACTCAGTAAGCTAAATGTTGCTCACGGTTTCTATCACGGCGGTTTGGAACAAATTGACCGTGAAAAAACTTTAATAAAATTAAGAAACGGTAGCGTTAATTTATTGATTTCAACAGACCTTGCCGCTCGAGGACTTGATATCCCTGAGATTGAAGCTGTCATTCATTTTCAATTGCCATTAACCGAAGACGCCATGATTCACCGTAATGGAAGAACAGCACGTATGAACGCCAGCGGTACTGTGTATTTTATGTTGGAGGGTGAAGATTATTTACCACCATTTCTTCAAATTGTTCCAGAAGACGAAATTCTTCTTAAAAAAATAAATGCACCTAAGCCAAGTGTTTGGAAAACACTTTATATCTCTGCCGGTAAAAAAGACAAAGTAAATAAAATGGATATTGTTGGCATGCTTTTGCAAAAAGGCGGACTAAAAAAAGAAGAACTCGGAAAAATAGAAGTGCTTGATCACTCGTCCTACGCTGCCATTAAAAGCGATAAAATTGTTAAGACTGTGAATTTAATTCGCGATGAGCGTATTAAAAACAAAAAGGTTAAAATTGAGATTTCGACCTAA